GATCGTCTCGGCCAAGGCGCTTCTGGAGGAAAATCCCAAGCCCAGCGCCGATGAGATCAAACACTGGCTGACGGGCAATCTGTGCCGCTGCACGGGCTATGGCCGGATCATCGAGGCCATCCAGGCGGTGGGTGAGGGGCGTACGGTGCCCGAATCCGTCGAGATTGACATGGTGAAAGCGTACGAGGACTAGAGAAGCCTCGTTCCGATTTTACGGGCCATATCTGTGCCGGCCCATCATTCCGCCGGCGGGGAAGGGAAGCCGATGAAAAGAATGATTGAGCACGTTGCGCTCCGGGTGACCGATCTCAAGCGCTCGGTCGTTTTCTACCGCGATGTCCTGGGCCTGAAGCCCGTCAGCATCCGCGAGATCGCAAACGGGAACCTGACGCAGGTGGTTTTCCGGGTGGGAGAAGATGTTCTCGTCCTTTTCCACAATCCCAATTTCACGAAGGCGGATGTGCACTCGGATTACGGCACCCGCCAGATATCGGATTTTCTGGCCGGAAGCCAGGAGCGGGAATGGGCCGGCGGGATGGATCATCTCGCGTTCTGCTTCGATGAGGAGGAGTACCACGCGGTTCTCCGGCGCCTGGAAGAGCATGGCGGCGAGATTCACCGCGGCGAGGAGCGGAACCTCGGCGCCTACGGCGTGGGCTACGCTTCCTACTTCTACGACCCGGACAACATCGAGATCGAAATCAAGCGCTACGACAATCCCCCCGAAGAGCCGGGCCCGGAGTGGTACGAATCCAAGGTGGATCTGGAAACATTTGGCCAGGAGACCAGCAAGGCATGAACGAGCCCGAGCGCCGAGGGGCGGCTGTCGAAGCCATCCGCCGGGAGAGCCAGCGGCAGGCGGAGCTGTTCCACTCCTGGGGCGATACCGAATGGGCGCTGCCCACATTTTGCGAGGGGTGGACGCGGCGCCACGCGGTGGCCCATCTCCA
The bacterium DNA segment above includes these coding regions:
- a CDS encoding VOC family protein, translated to MKRMIEHVALRVTDLKRSVVFYRDVLGLKPVSIREIANGNLTQVVFRVGEDVLVLFHNPNFTKADVHSDYGTRQISDFLAGSQEREWAGGMDHLAFCFDEEEYHAVLRRLEEHGGEIHRGEERNLGAYGVGYASYFYDPDNIEIEIKRYDNPPEEPGPEWYESKVDLETFGQETSKA